A part of Aquaspirillum sp. LM1 genomic DNA contains:
- the hpaD gene encoding 3,4-dihydroxyphenylacetate 2,3-dioxygenase, protein MGKLALAAKITHVPSMYLSEQDGPHQGCRQAAIDGHREIARRMRALGVDTVVVFDTHWLVNSGYHINCAPSWEGIYTSNELPHFIKNLPFAYQGNPALGRAMAEAATAMGVHTRAHDATSLAPEYGTLVPMRYMNADQQFKVVSVSALCTVHNLMDSVTLGRAVRQAIEQHYDGTVAILASGSLSHRFAQNGVSEQFLHKVWDPFLETVDHHVVELWKKGDWKTFCGMLPEYAVKCHGEGMMHDTAMLLGALGWDAYQGCAEIITPYFGSSGTGQINAILPV, encoded by the coding sequence ATGGGAAAACTCGCACTCGCCGCCAAAATCACCCACGTGCCGTCGATGTATTTGTCCGAGCAGGACGGCCCGCACCAGGGCTGCCGCCAGGCGGCCATCGACGGCCACCGGGAAATCGCCCGCCGCATGCGGGCGCTGGGCGTGGACACCGTGGTGGTGTTCGACACCCACTGGCTGGTGAATTCCGGCTACCACATCAACTGCGCGCCGTCGTGGGAGGGCATTTACACCTCCAACGAGCTGCCGCACTTCATCAAGAACCTGCCGTTTGCCTACCAGGGCAACCCGGCGCTGGGTCGCGCCATGGCCGAAGCTGCCACCGCCATGGGCGTACACACCCGCGCCCACGACGCCACCAGCCTGGCACCCGAATACGGCACGCTGGTACCGATGCGCTACATGAACGCCGACCAGCAGTTCAAGGTGGTGTCGGTGTCGGCGCTGTGTACGGTGCACAACCTGATGGACTCGGTCACGCTGGGCCGCGCCGTGCGCCAGGCCATTGAACAGCACTACGACGGTACGGTGGCGATTCTGGCGTCGGGCTCGCTGTCGCACCGCTTTGCCCAGAACGGCGTGTCCGAGCAATTCCTGCACAAGGTGTGGGATCCGTTTCTGGAAACGGTCGATCACCACGTGGTCGAGCTGTGGAAAAAGGGCGACTGGAAAACCTTCTGCGGCATGTTGCCCGAGTACGCGGTCAAGTGCCACGGCGAGGGGATGATGCACGACACCGCCATGCTGCTGGGCGCGCTGGGCTGGGACGCCTACCAAGGCTGCGCCGAGATCATCACCCCCTATTTTGGCAGCTCGGGCACCGGGCAGATCAACGCCATCCTGCCGGTGTGA
- the hpaD gene encoding 3,4-dihydroxyphenylacetate 2,3-dioxygenase: MGEIVMAVKATHVPSMLISEQPGPAHGCRQAAIDAEREIGRRARERGVDTFIVFDTHWLINAGFHINNNAVHEGHYTSHEFPHFIQDLPYHFPGNPELGRLIAEEATALGVKTRAHEVKSLDLEYGTILPMRYMNGDGEQKVVSIAAWSTFGSLEESRIVGEAVARAVARSDCRAAIIASGSLSHQIWENRLVEQGFNTISREFNKQVDLRVIQLWEQGDWPTFLRMLPEYAQYCTGEGRMHDTAMLFGALGWDQYQGQAEVLCPYFESSGTGQVVMELPVAGRVVPSLGLEMPVS, translated from the coding sequence ATGGGCGAGATCGTTATGGCCGTCAAGGCCACACATGTGCCATCGATGCTGATTTCCGAGCAACCGGGGCCGGCGCACGGCTGCCGCCAGGCGGCGATTGACGCCGAGCGCGAGATTGGCCGCCGCGCCCGCGAGCGTGGGGTGGACACCTTTATCGTGTTCGACACCCACTGGCTGATCAACGCTGGCTTTCACATTAACAACAACGCGGTGCACGAAGGCCATTACACCAGCCATGAGTTTCCGCACTTCATCCAGGACTTGCCGTATCACTTTCCCGGTAACCCGGAACTGGGTCGGCTGATTGCCGAAGAAGCCACCGCGCTGGGGGTGAAAACCCGCGCCCATGAGGTGAAATCGCTGGATCTGGAATACGGCACCATCCTGCCGATGCGCTACATGAACGGCGACGGCGAGCAAAAAGTGGTGTCGATTGCCGCCTGGAGCACGTTTGGCAGCCTGGAAGAATCGCGCATTGTTGGCGAGGCGGTGGCCCGCGCGGTGGCGCGCAGCGACTGCCGCGCGGCCATTATCGCCAGCGGTTCGCTGTCGCACCAGATCTGGGAAAACCGCCTGGTCGAGCAAGGCTTTAACACCATCAGCCGCGAATTCAACAAGCAGGTGGATTTGCGGGTGATCCAGCTGTGGGAGCAAGGCGACTGGCCCACCTTCCTGCGCATGCTGCCCGAGTACGCCCAGTACTGCACCGGCGAAGGCCGCATGCACGACACCGCCATGCTGTTTGGCGCGCTGGGCTGGGACCAGTACCAGGGCCAGGCGGAAGTGCTGTGTCCGTACTTTGAAAGCTCGGGCACCGGCCAGGTGGTGATGGAACTGCCGGTGGCTGGCCGGGTGGTGCCGTCGTTGGGGTTGGAGATGCCGGTTTCCTGA
- a CDS encoding 5-carboxymethyl-2-hydroxymuconate Delta-isomerase translates to MPHLIVEYTDNLKAEAEIPALLKKSNDILIAQGGVFPTGGIRARALCLSEYCVADGSSDDAFVHLTLKIGAGRSPEAKQKVGDELFEMIKAHFAALYARRPLALSMEIVEFSEAGTWKHNNIHARYRKA, encoded by the coding sequence ATGCCACATCTGATTGTCGAATACACCGACAACCTGAAAGCCGAGGCGGAGATTCCCGCCCTGCTGAAAAAATCCAACGACATCCTGATTGCCCAGGGTGGCGTGTTTCCCACTGGCGGCATCCGCGCCCGCGCGCTGTGCCTGTCGGAATACTGCGTGGCCGATGGCAGCTCGGACGATGCCTTTGTTCACCTCACCCTGAAAATTGGTGCCGGGCGCAGCCCGGAGGCCAAGCAGAAAGTAGGTGATGAGTTGTTCGAGATGATCAAGGCGCATTTTGCCGCGCTGTACGCGCGCCGACCGCTGGCCTTGTCGATGGAGATTGTCGAATTCTCCGAGGCCGGCACCTGGAAGCACAACAATATTCACGCCCGCTACCGCAAGGCTTGA
- the hpaH gene encoding 2-oxo-hept-4-ene-1,7-dioate hydratase encodes MLTPAIHLDLARQLHQAEQGREQILAPSLQYPDITIEDAYAVQKAWVAIKLAEGQKIVGHKIGLTSRAMQMSSQINEPDFGTLLDEMVYKDAADIACARFIDPMVEVELAFILKDRLEGEQVTIFDVLSATDYVVPAVEIIDARCHRIDPASKRPRKVMDTISDNAANVGIILGGRPIKPLELDLRWVSALLYKNGVIEETGVAAGVLNHPANGIAWLAKKFAPHQVALEPGQIILAGSFTRPVKVKAGDTIHVDYGPLGNISTRFV; translated from the coding sequence ATGCTGACCCCCGCCATCCATCTGGATCTGGCCCGCCAGCTGCATCAGGCCGAACAAGGCCGCGAGCAGATTCTAGCGCCGTCGCTGCAATACCCCGACATCACCATCGAAGACGCCTATGCCGTGCAAAAGGCGTGGGTGGCGATCAAGCTGGCCGAGGGCCAGAAGATTGTCGGCCATAAAATCGGCCTGACCTCGCGCGCCATGCAGATGTCCTCGCAAATCAACGAACCGGACTTTGGCACCCTGCTGGACGAAATGGTCTACAAGGACGCCGCCGATATTGCCTGCGCGCGCTTTATCGACCCCATGGTGGAAGTTGAACTGGCCTTTATCCTGAAAGACCGGCTGGAAGGCGAGCAGGTGACCATTTTTGACGTGCTGTCGGCCACCGATTATGTGGTGCCGGCGGTGGAGATCATCGACGCACGCTGCCACCGCATCGACCCGGCCAGCAAGCGCCCGCGCAAGGTGATGGACACCATTTCCGACAATGCCGCCAATGTGGGCATCATCCTCGGCGGGCGGCCGATCAAGCCGCTGGAGCTGGACCTGCGCTGGGTGTCGGCCCTGCTGTACAAAAACGGCGTGATCGAGGAAACCGGCGTTGCCGCTGGCGTGCTCAACCACCCGGCCAACGGCATTGCCTGGCTGGCCAAAAAATTCGCCCCGCATCAGGTGGCGCTGGAGCCGGGGCAGATCATCCTGGCCGGTTCATTCACCCGGCCCGTGAAGGTGAAGGCCGGCGACACCATCCATGTCGATTACGGCCCGCTGGGCAATATCAGCACCCGTTTTGTCTGA
- a CDS encoding aldolase/citrate lyase family protein — translation MDMPVNPFKRALATGQTQIGLFLGLAHAYSAEIVATAGFDWLLIDGEHGPNDLQGIIAQLQALAPYPVRPVVRTPDHDVARIKQWLDGGAQTLMVPMVESAADAAKLVRAMRYPPHGVRGVGTAMARAARWNGVADYFARADGEMCLIVQIESTHGLAALDEILAVDGVDAVFIGPSDLAASMGHLGQPGHPEVKAAVETAIGQIAAAGKAAGVFSADPATAGAYQAIGARFLLVGVDTLLLRNAAVALADRFKPAAAAAAGAAY, via the coding sequence ATGGACATGCCTGTGAATCCCTTCAAGCGTGCGCTGGCCACTGGCCAGACGCAAATTGGCCTGTTTCTCGGCCTGGCGCACGCCTACAGCGCCGAAATTGTCGCCACCGCCGGTTTTGACTGGCTGTTGATCGACGGCGAACACGGCCCCAACGACCTGCAAGGCATCATTGCCCAGTTGCAGGCGCTGGCTCCGTATCCGGTGCGCCCGGTGGTGCGCACACCAGACCACGACGTGGCGCGCATCAAGCAATGGCTGGATGGCGGCGCGCAAACGCTGATGGTGCCGATGGTGGAATCCGCCGCCGATGCCGCAAAACTGGTGCGTGCCATGCGCTACCCGCCGCACGGCGTGCGCGGCGTGGGCACGGCCATGGCGCGTGCCGCGCGCTGGAATGGCGTGGCGGACTACTTTGCCCGCGCCGATGGCGAAATGTGCCTGATCGTGCAGATTGAATCCACCCACGGCCTGGCCGCGCTGGACGAGATTCTGGCGGTGGACGGCGTGGACGCGGTGTTTATCGGCCCGTCCGACCTGGCGGCGTCGATGGGCCATCTGGGTCAGCCCGGCCATCCCGAGGTCAAGGCAGCGGTGGAAACCGCCATCGGCCAGATTGCCGCCGCTGGCAAGGCCGCTGGGGTGTTTTCTGCTGACCCGGCCACCGCTGGCGCGTATCAGGCTATCGGCGCGCGCTTTCTGCTGGTGGGCGTGGATACCCTGTTATTGCGCAACGCCGCCGTGGCGCTGGCCGACCGCTTCAAGCCCGCCGCCGCTGCCGCTGCCGGTGCTGCCTACTGA
- a CDS encoding NAD-dependent succinate-semialdehyde dehydrogenase has product MLTLQDPTLLRSACYINGVWTLADSGDTVAVSNPATGDTLAHVPRCGTAETERAIAAAEQALKTWRDTTAAERSRILRRWFDLLLTHQEDLARIMTAEQGKPLAEARGEIAYAAAYIEWFAEEAKRAYGEVIPSPFKDRQLVVTQEPVGVCAAITPWNFPSAMITRKVAPALAAGCTIVLKPAEQTPLSALALAELAERAGVPAGVFSVVTGKASAIGAVMTASPVVRKLTFTGSTPIGQLLMQQCAGTVKKLSLELGGNAPFIVFDDADLDAAVAGAMASKYRNAGQTCVCSNRFLVQDGVYDAFAAKLAAAVAALKVGNGMDDGVTQGPLIDQAAIAKVEELVQDAVSKGARVVAGGQRHELGGTWYAPTVLADVTPAMAVAREEIFGPVAPLFRFKTEAEAMQMANDTEFGLAAYFYSKDHGRVWRVSRQLEYGMVGVNTGMISTEVAPFGGVKLSGVGREGSSHGLAEYMETKYLALAGL; this is encoded by the coding sequence ATGCTGACCCTGCAAGACCCGACGCTGCTGCGCAGCGCCTGCTACATCAACGGCGTCTGGACGCTGGCCGACAGCGGCGACACCGTGGCGGTGAGCAACCCGGCCACTGGTGACACACTGGCCCACGTGCCGCGCTGCGGCACCGCCGAAACCGAGCGCGCCATTGCCGCCGCCGAACAGGCGCTAAAAACCTGGCGCGACACCACGGCTGCCGAGCGCAGCCGCATTCTGCGCCGCTGGTTTGACCTGTTGCTGACCCATCAGGAAGACCTGGCGCGCATCATGACTGCCGAGCAAGGCAAGCCGCTGGCCGAGGCGCGCGGCGAAATCGCCTATGCGGCGGCGTATATCGAATGGTTTGCCGAAGAAGCCAAGCGCGCCTACGGCGAGGTGATTCCGTCGCCGTTCAAAGACCGTCAGCTGGTGGTTACCCAGGAGCCAGTGGGCGTGTGCGCGGCCATCACGCCGTGGAATTTCCCGTCGGCGATGATCACCCGCAAAGTGGCCCCGGCGCTGGCCGCCGGCTGCACCATCGTGCTCAAGCCCGCCGAACAAACCCCGCTGTCGGCGCTGGCGCTGGCCGAACTGGCCGAGCGCGCTGGCGTGCCAGCCGGCGTGTTCAGCGTGGTCACCGGCAAGGCTTCGGCAATTGGCGCGGTGATGACCGCCAGCCCGGTGGTGCGCAAGCTCACCTTCACCGGCTCGACGCCGATTGGCCAGCTGCTGATGCAGCAATGCGCCGGCACAGTCAAAAAACTCTCGCTGGAGCTGGGCGGCAATGCGCCGTTCATCGTGTTTGACGACGCCGACCTGGACGCCGCCGTGGCCGGTGCCATGGCGTCGAAATACCGCAACGCCGGCCAGACCTGCGTGTGCTCCAATCGCTTTCTGGTGCAGGACGGCGTGTACGACGCCTTTGCCGCCAAGCTGGCTGCTGCGGTGGCGGCACTGAAGGTGGGCAATGGCATGGACGACGGCGTGACCCAAGGTCCACTGATCGACCAGGCGGCCATTGCCAAGGTGGAAGAACTGGTGCAGGACGCCGTCAGCAAGGGGGCCAGGGTGGTGGCCGGTGGCCAGCGCCATGAATTGGGCGGCACCTGGTACGCGCCCACCGTGCTGGCGGACGTGACCCCCGCCATGGCGGTGGCCAGGGAAGAAATCTTTGGCCCGGTGGCACCGTTGTTCCGCTTCAAGACCGAAGCCGAAGCGATGCAGATGGCCAACGACACCGAATTTGGCCTGGCGGCGTATTTTTACTCGAAAGACCATGGCCGCGTCTGGCGGGTGTCCAGGCAGCTGGAGTACGGCATGGTTGGCGTCAACACCGGGATGATTTCCACTGAAGTGGCACCGTTTGGCGGGGTGAAATTGTCTGGCGTAGGCCGCGAAGGCTCCAGCCATGGCCTGGCTGAATACATGGAAACCAAATACCTGGCACTGGCCGGGCTGTGA
- a CDS encoding Bcr/CflA family multidrug efflux MFS transporter, which produces MFSRPPLPAARLIVLLGALVAFGPLAIDLYLPALPAMASGLAASAERVQLSITVFLAGFSLGMLFYGPISDRYGRRTVMLSGIVLFAAASLACMLATAVEQLIVARFVQALGGGAASVLARAVVRDVYTPTEAIRKLSLMAMVTAIAPLLAPLLGSLLLVQFGWRGTFAAVVLWGVLSLLVVWFQLPETLPAEQRGQLPLSRAFAIYGSLLVDPVALGLMLAGGMSFAAMFAYITASPFYFIELHGFSPFAYGLLFASNAVGIFAANYANSRLVKARGPVVMAGIGSGLGFLGAVLLWVAVGVNDALPAVIVGLFIVVSMTGLLGANCVGLLMARYPQNAGAAAALFGASQFGLGMLASATISYFHSPNGQAMAWVILVVSGVSLLGWFMFRVCGHRGQ; this is translated from the coding sequence ATGTTTTCTCGTCCACCCTTGCCGGCGGCGCGGCTGATCGTGCTGCTCGGCGCACTGGTTGCCTTCGGGCCGCTCGCCATCGACCTGTATCTGCCGGCGCTGCCAGCGATGGCCAGCGGGCTCGCCGCGTCGGCGGAAAGGGTGCAACTGTCGATTACCGTCTTCCTCGCCGGCTTTTCGCTGGGCATGCTGTTCTACGGGCCGATTTCCGACCGCTATGGCCGGCGCACGGTGATGCTCTCCGGCATCGTGCTGTTTGCCGCGGCCAGCCTGGCCTGCATGCTGGCGACGGCGGTCGAGCAACTGATCGTTGCCCGCTTCGTCCAGGCGCTTGGCGGTGGCGCAGCCTCGGTGCTGGCGCGCGCCGTGGTGCGCGACGTGTACACGCCGACCGAAGCGATCCGCAAACTCTCGCTGATGGCCATGGTGACGGCGATTGCGCCGCTGCTGGCACCGCTGCTCGGCAGCCTGCTGCTCGTCCAGTTCGGCTGGCGCGGTACCTTCGCTGCCGTCGTGCTGTGGGGCGTGCTCAGCCTGCTCGTCGTCTGGTTCCAGTTGCCGGAAACCCTGCCGGCCGAGCAGCGCGGTCAGCTGCCGCTGAGTCGGGCTTTTGCCATCTACGGCAGCCTGCTTGTCGATCCGGTGGCGCTCGGCCTGATGCTGGCCGGTGGCATGTCCTTCGCCGCGATGTTTGCCTACATCACGGCCAGTCCCTTCTATTTCATCGAGCTGCACGGCTTTTCGCCCTTCGCCTACGGCCTGCTCTTTGCGAGCAACGCGGTTGGCATCTTCGCCGCCAATTACGCCAACAGCCGCCTGGTCAAGGCCAGGGGGCCGGTTGTCATGGCCGGCATCGGTAGCGGCCTGGGCTTTTTGGGCGCGGTGCTGCTGTGGGTTGCGGTTGGTGTGAACGACGCACTGCCGGCGGTGATCGTCGGTCTCTTTATCGTGGTCAGCATGACCGGCCTGCTCGGTGCCAACTGTGTCGGTTTGCTGATGGCGCGTTATCCGCAGAACGCCGGCGCGGCTGCCGCGCTGTTCGGGGCCAGCCAGTTCGGTCTGGGCATGCTGGCCAGTGCAACGATCAGTTATTTCCATAGTCCAAACGGCCAGGCGATGGCTTGGGTCATTCTGGTTGTTTCGGGTGTTTCCCTGCTTGGCTGGTTCATGTTTCGAGTGTGCGGCCATCGCGGTCAATGA
- a CDS encoding AraC family transcriptional regulator, translated as MNAAAYREAEAHLASDTQYLGVRAEHALGRPDATLFSLDVDEASTRLSAVYNTNRLHLAGRAQDFRMRLRTSQIGSLGLATLAFGTEIDIEQSGDRPFVLVTTQISGFSRVTTPAGTAAGGRGFVVVDSAGQLVSKRFSADSERCNVRVDQAALDAKCAALLDRPLDKPLRFSPFGCNNGLVERRWIGLLQMLLGYVGMPVPASSGPIIHNLEEAVLLHLLLEHEHSYSDALRHPAAGLAPRHVKRAEDYIRAHAREALTLERLAAAVGCSIRTLSDGFHKARGTTPMNFLRQVRMAGARSDLQQGPAVGGVSEIALAWGFNHLGRFSADYRRCFGESPSETLRRGR; from the coding sequence ATGAATGCTGCTGCCTACCGCGAGGCCGAGGCCCATCTGGCCAGTGATACCCAGTATCTTGGGGTGCGTGCCGAGCATGCGCTGGGCCGCCCTGATGCGACGCTGTTCAGCCTCGACGTGGATGAAGCATCCACCCGCCTCTCCGCTGTCTATAACACCAACCGCCTGCACCTGGCGGGACGGGCGCAGGATTTCCGGATGCGGCTGCGGACTTCGCAAATCGGCAGCCTGGGCCTGGCAACGCTGGCTTTCGGGACCGAGATCGATATTGAACAGTCGGGTGATCGCCCCTTTGTTCTGGTCACGACCCAGATCAGCGGCTTTTCCCGGGTGACGACCCCAGCCGGAACGGCTGCCGGCGGGCGCGGCTTCGTGGTCGTCGATTCGGCGGGGCAACTGGTCAGCAAACGCTTCAGTGCCGACAGCGAGCGCTGCAATGTGCGGGTCGATCAGGCGGCGCTGGATGCCAAATGCGCAGCCTTGCTGGATCGGCCGCTGGACAAGCCGCTGCGCTTTTCGCCCTTTGGCTGCAACAACGGCCTGGTCGAGCGGCGCTGGATTGGCCTGCTGCAGATGTTGCTCGGTTATGTCGGCATGCCGGTGCCTGCATCGTCAGGGCCAATTATTCACAACCTGGAAGAAGCGGTGCTGCTGCACCTGCTGCTCGAGCACGAGCATTCGTACAGCGACGCCTTGCGCCATCCGGCTGCTGGCCTGGCACCGCGCCATGTCAAGCGGGCCGAGGATTACATTCGCGCCCATGCCCGGGAGGCGCTGACGCTGGAACGGCTTGCGGCGGCAGTGGGGTGCAGCATTCGCACGCTGTCCGACGGCTTTCACAAGGCGAGGGGCACGACACCGATGAATTTCCTGCGCCAGGTGCGCATGGCCGGCGCGCGCAGCGATTTGCAACAGGGGCCGGCAGTGGGCGGTGTTTCAGAAATTGCGCTGGCCTGGGGCTTCAATCACCTGGGCCGTTTTTCCGCCGACTATCGCCGCTGTTTCGGCGAATCCCCCTCGGAAACCCTGCGCCGGGGGCGCTGA
- a CDS encoding TRAP transporter substrate-binding protein translates to MRILPTRRLLVAGLALAAAQASQAQEVTFRIAHFLPAVASTQKVVLQPWCDEMGKLSNGRIKCQFYPSLQLGGTPAQLADQVKNGVADIAWTAPGYSTGRFPKTEALELPGVLPLGGLLSGRAIWTFFGQHLTGEYKDYKVLAMHGDGGMNIHTATKHLASAEDFKGVKLRSPNRTIARTLTALGATPVAMPPAQVTEAISKGVVDGASAVWEVMLPTKLDEVTKFHFETPADRPVMGATVLVLLMNKQKYESLPADLKAIVDKTSGLPLVERYGKAWDEASMVARNKVKAAPGHTVTVVSGAKYNAILKQAEVVEKEWLADAKAKGINGEALLAAARAAARKPSN, encoded by the coding sequence ATGAGAATTTTGCCAACCCGCCGCCTGCTCGTCGCCGGCCTTGCCCTGGCAGCAGCCCAGGCCAGCCAGGCCCAGGAAGTGACGTTCAGGATTGCCCATTTCCTGCCCGCTGTTGCCTCGACCCAGAAAGTCGTGCTGCAGCCCTGGTGCGACGAAATGGGGAAGCTGTCCAATGGACGCATCAAGTGCCAGTTCTATCCCTCCCTGCAGTTGGGCGGCACGCCGGCCCAGCTGGCTGATCAGGTCAAGAACGGTGTTGCCGACATCGCCTGGACCGCACCGGGATATTCGACCGGACGTTTCCCGAAAACCGAGGCCCTTGAACTGCCCGGCGTACTGCCTTTGGGGGGCCTGCTGAGCGGGCGTGCCATCTGGACGTTTTTTGGACAACACCTGACGGGTGAATACAAGGATTACAAAGTGCTCGCCATGCACGGTGACGGCGGCATGAATATTCACACGGCGACAAAACATCTGGCAAGCGCCGAGGATTTCAAGGGCGTCAAGCTGCGCTCACCCAACCGGACCATTGCCCGCACGCTGACCGCGCTGGGTGCGACACCGGTGGCCATGCCGCCCGCCCAGGTGACCGAGGCTATCTCGAAGGGCGTCGTCGATGGTGCCTCGGCGGTGTGGGAAGTGATGTTGCCGACCAAGCTCGACGAAGTGACCAAATTCCATTTCGAAACGCCGGCTGATCGTCCGGTGATGGGGGCCACCGTGCTGGTGCTGCTGATGAACAAGCAGAAGTACGAATCCCTGCCGGCTGATCTCAAGGCGATTGTCGACAAGACCTCGGGTTTGCCGCTGGTCGAGCGTTACGGCAAGGCCTGGGATGAGGCCTCGATGGTGGCCCGCAACAAGGTCAAGGCGGCACCGGGCCACACCGTGACCGTCGTTTCCGGCGCGAAATACAACGCCATCCTGAAGCAGGCCGAAGTGGTCGAAAAGGAATGGCTGGCCGATGCCAAGGCCAAAGGCATCAACGGCGAAGCCCTGCTTGCCGCTGCCCGTGCCGCCGCCCGCAAGCCGTCGAACTGA
- a CDS encoding class II aldolase/adducin family protein, with amino-acid sequence MSKYYDHPQRFGEEEWNARIKLASVYRIFAYLGWDELIYNHISLRVPGPDKHFLINPFGLHYKDVCASNLVKVDIKGNIIGHADWPINPAGFTFHSAIHDKVADGHCVMHVHTTPTQAVCCLKDGLSYSNFYAAQLYGKIAWHEFEGITVHLDEGERILASAGDKPVLMLRNHGPVVIGATLAQAFSLMWLVNRACEVQLASQSMGAVVEIPEPVLNKCVADSLNFDPKYGAGEDALAALTRIIDRLDPSYRY; translated from the coding sequence ATGAGCAAGTATTACGACCATCCCCAGCGCTTCGGTGAGGAAGAGTGGAACGCCCGCATCAAGCTGGCCAGTGTTTACCGCATCTTCGCCTACCTCGGCTGGGACGAGCTGATCTACAACCATATCTCGCTGCGCGTGCCGGGGCCGGACAAGCATTTTCTGATCAACCCGTTCGGCCTGCACTACAAGGATGTCTGCGCTTCCAACCTGGTCAAGGTGGACATCAAGGGCAATATCATCGGCCACGCCGACTGGCCGATCAATCCGGCCGGCTTCACCTTCCATTCGGCCATCCACGACAAGGTGGCGGACGGGCACTGTGTGATGCATGTGCATACGACGCCGACCCAGGCGGTCTGCTGTCTGAAAGACGGACTGTCGTACAGCAACTTCTACGCGGCCCAGCTCTACGGCAAAATTGCCTGGCACGAGTTTGAAGGGATTACCGTCCATCTCGACGAAGGCGAACGCATCCTGGCCAGTGCCGGCGACAAGCCGGTGCTGATGCTGCGCAACCATGGTCCGGTGGTGATTGGCGCGACGCTGGCGCAGGCTTTTTCGCTGATGTGGCTGGTCAACCGCGCCTGTGAAGTGCAACTGGCCTCGCAATCGATGGGTGCCGTGGTCGAGATTCCTGAGCCGGTGCTGAACAAGTGCGTTGCCGATTCCTTGAATTTTGATCCCAAATATGGAGCAGGCGAGGATGCGTTGGCAGCATTGACCCGGATCATCGACCGGCTCGATCCGTCGTATCGCTACTGA
- a CDS encoding MFS transporter has protein sequence MVLPAGMRALAHRNFRFYFAGQAVSILGSWIQQVAMAWLVYRITGSAALLGVTAFAALIPQLLIGPLAGAWVDKHDKRRALLWVQALLTTQALLLAWLTWMDWVSAWLLVAMSALMGVLNSFDTPLRQSLISAFVGRREDLPNALALNAMLFNSGRFIGPPIAGLLLANLSEAACFAVNALSFLALIAAVSSIRLHALPRAQGSMGDVFREGVVYAWHTWLVRMLILTLIALNLTASAYAVLLPVFARDVFAGDARTLGWLWGAAGCGAFLSTLYLATRQSMPGLVRSIVWGAAMSALALAVFGLTRQLPVALAAMVVLGFGISVSNVGINMVLQSTAPDRLRGRVVSFFTSARFGFDALGGLIAGVLATALGAGVTLALEGGVLLGFVLFLLSRHRALRQAIDRHDPAAH, from the coding sequence ATGGTTCTCCCTGCCGGTATGCGCGCCCTAGCGCATCGTAATTTCCGTTTTTATTTTGCCGGCCAGGCGGTATCGATTCTGGGCTCGTGGATTCAGCAGGTGGCCATGGCCTGGCTGGTGTACCGCATCACCGGCTCTGCCGCGCTGCTGGGCGTGACCGCGTTCGCCGCGCTGATTCCGCAGCTGCTGATTGGCCCGCTGGCCGGCGCGTGGGTGGACAAGCACGACAAACGCCGTGCGCTGTTATGGGTTCAGGCGCTGCTGACCACGCAGGCATTGCTGCTGGCGTGGCTGACCTGGATGGACTGGGTCAGCGCCTGGCTGCTGGTGGCGATGTCGGCGCTGATGGGGGTGCTCAATAGCTTTGACACGCCCTTGCGCCAGTCGCTGATCAGCGCGTTTGTGGGCCGACGCGAAGATTTGCCCAATGCGCTGGCACTGAACGCCATGCTGTTCAACAGCGGACGCTTCATCGGCCCGCCGATTGCCGGCCTGCTGCTGGCCAATCTGTCGGAAGCCGCCTGCTTTGCCGTCAATGCGCTGTCGTTTCTGGCGCTGATTGCCGCTGTCAGCAGCATTCGCCTGCACGCCCTGCCCAGGGCGCAGGGCTCGATGGGCGATGTGTTCCGGGAAGGGGTGGTGTACGCCTGGCACACCTGGCTGGTGCGCATGCTGATTCTTACCCTGATTGCGCTCAACCTTACCGCCTCGGCTTACGCGGTGCTGCTGCCGGTGTTTGCCCGCGACGTGTTTGCCGGCGACGCACGCACGCTGGGCTGGCTATGGGGCGCGGCGGGCTGCGGCGCGTTTTTGTCCACGTTGTATCTGGCCACCCGCCAGTCCATGCCTGGCCTGGTGCGCAGCATTGTCTGGGGCGCGGCCATGAGCGCGCTGGCGCTGGCGGTGTTTGGCCTGACCCGTCAGCTGCCGGTGGCGCTGGCCGCCATGGTGGTGTTGGGCTTTGGCATTTCGGTCAGCAATGTGGGCATCAATATGGTGCTGCAAAGCACCGCGCCCGACCGGCTGCGCGGTCGGGTGGTGTCGTTTTTCACTTCGGCACGCTTTGGCTTTGACGCGCTGGGCGGGCTGATTGCCGGCGTGCTGGCCACTGCGCTGGGCGCGGGGGTGACGCTGGCGCTGGAAGGCGGCGTGCTGCTGGGCTTTGTGCTGTTTCTGCTCAGCCGCCACCGCGCCTTGCGCCAGGCGATTGACCGGCACGACCCGGCGGCGCACTGA